From a region of the Mytilus galloprovincialis chromosome 3, xbMytGall1.hap1.1, whole genome shotgun sequence genome:
- the LOC143068807 gene encoding uncharacterized protein LOC143068807 isoform X2 encodes MSIITLVSLDDGETIDLPEEKTIKIGRGSFLKVSDKRVSRNHGILDVEDNKLYLTPTHGNPCFYKKDEDDELPSSLTKDVRIELKDGDIFGLLPDKLFYKVEYSLVNGSEKSETKEKKKEESEEPKSKKKEPHIKNDEKIVKPPGGKDMALPIDKKRTLPRWLIESAKLSPPSKSPVKAAPKRAAPTPVKAKKKQPESDEDFDEEDYVQEKKPPRKRVLPFPTKVKKKYTESDEDFNDDLDDEDYVEEKKKSKKRAPPAKAKKKYAESDEDMEDLDDEEYEEKKKSSKRGKKKVDSDEDFDDEDYEEEKKPQKKRGKGPSPRKKAREPSSDEDDFEEETPPKKKKGRQARRRDDSDDEPTGRRGRPARSAAKKRGSYVDDIVIPDLSSEEESPDVEKNHDSDFVAIEEEDSGSDWETSNKKSRMKVEKPSRRTPCRGAKKKKRRYGSDYSDEEDDEEYVPRPSQRRASVKAAKKFKDYDESDEESSEDFSPKQSKRDYLAKKKPSPPPKGRGRGPSKKESSSEEGSESEEEEVSEEEKQKKDTKGKKKAIDEDKPKKPKKIRKHRKRCMFGKKCYRKNDAHFKDYSHPGDESYDNINSDDSVDEGSLNS; translated from the exons ATGTCTATAATTACCCTTGTATCTTTGGATGATGGCGAGACTATAGATCTCCCTgaagaaaaaactataaaaattggACGTGGCTCTTTCTTGAAG GTATCTGATAAAAGAGTATCAAGAAATCATGGAATTTTAGATGTAGAAGATAATAAGTTATATCTAACACCT ACACATGGTAATCCTTGTTTTTACAAGAAGGATGAAGATGATGAGTTACCATCATCATTAACTAAAGATGTTAGGATAGAACTTAAAGATGGAGATATTTTTGGATTGTTGCCAGATAAGTTGTTCTACAAAGTGGAATACAGCCTTGTCAATGGATCAGAAAAAAG tgaaactaaagaaaaaaagaaagaggAATCAGAAG AACCCAAATCAAAGAAAAAAGAGCCACATATAAAG AATGATGAGAAAATTGTCAAACCTCCTGGAGGAAAGGATATGGCATTACCGATAGACAAGAAAAGAACACTACCTAGATGGTTGATTGAGTCAGCCAAATTATCTCCCCCTAGTAAATCTCCTGTCAAAGCAGCTCCAAAACGTGCAG CACCCACTCCAGTTAAAGCTAAGAAGAAACAACCTGAATCTGATGAAGACTTTGATGAAGAAGATTATGTTCAGGAAAAGAAGCCACCAAGGAAAAGGG ttttaCCGTTTCCAACAAAAGTCAAGAAGAAATATACAGAGTCTGATGAAGACTTCAATGATGATTTAGACGATGAGGATTATGTGGAAGAAAAGAAGAAATCAAAAAAGAGAG CACCTCCTGCAAAGGCCAAGAAGAAATATGCAGAGTCTGATGAAGATATGGAGGATTTAGATGATGAAGAATATGAAGAAAAGAAGAAATCATCAAAGagag gAAAAAAGAAAGTTGATTCTGATGAAGATTTTGATGATGAGgattatgaagaagaaaaaaagccaCAGAAAAAGAGAGGAAAAG gaCCAAGTCCAAGGAAAAAAGCAAGAGAGCCATCAAGTGATGAGGATGACTTTGAGGAGGAAACACCACCCAAGAAGAAAAAGGGGAGACAAGCAAGAAGGAGAGATGACTCTGACGATGAACCAACTGGCAGACGAGGGAGACCAGCTAGATCTGcagcaaaaaaaagggggagttaTG ttgatGATATAGTAATACCAGATTTAAGTTCTGAAGAAGAATCACCCGACGTTGAGAAGAATCATGACAGTGATTTTGTTGCTATAGAAGAGGAAGACTCAGGAAGTGACTGGGAAACGTCAAATAAGAAAAGCAGG ATGAAAGTAGAGAAACCCTCAAGAAGGACCCCATGTAGAGGTGCTAAAAAGAAAAAACGAAGATACGGTTCTGATTATTCTGATGAAGAAGACGATGAAGAGTATGTCCCCCGACCTAGTCAGAGAAGGGCAAGTGTCAAAGCAgcaaaaaaattcaaagattaCGATGAAAGTGATGAGGAATCTTCTGAAGATTTTTCACCAAAACAAAGTAAAAGAGACTATTTAGCTAAGAAAAAGCCAAGTCCCCCTCCTAAAGGTCGAGGTAGAGGTCCTTCTAAAAAGGAGTCTTCATCAGAAGAGGGATCAGAATCTGAAGAAGAGGAAGTgtctgaagaagaaaaacaaaaaaaagatacTAAAGGAAAGAAGAAAGCAATTGACGAAGATAAACCTAAAAAGCCCAAGAAAATTAGAAAACATAGAAAGCGATGCATGTTTGGTAAAAAATGTTATAG GAAAAATGATGCCCATTTTAAAGACTATAGTCATCCTGGTGATGAAAGTTATGATAATATAAACAGTGATGATAGTGTGGACGAAGGATCATTAAATAG
- the LOC143068813 gene encoding testis-expressed protein 30-like: MAGNPNCQDEKKLLCDHGDRCITIELGKKKYEACLTYYNDPAKISYGIILTHGAGGDMNHKQLVGIAEKLAKARYLVLRFTCKGLNLAYRTKVYTGIVDYVKENYPHLKGCFIGGRSMGSRAAVGVCCDSKMTDFLQGVICLSYPLHKPNDFKQLRDGPLNDVTKPVLFVSGTDDNMCDRELFLPVLDHMTKSQVHWIEGGNHGLEIKGKPIEDIVLEIELVIRTFIQECLIDKPKRTKVQKAVKKKIKTQ; this comes from the exons ATGGCGGGAAACCCAAATTGTCAAGATGAGAAAAAGCTACTTTGTGATCATGGTGATAG GTGTATTACGATAGAATTGGGAAAGAAGAAGTATGAAGCCTGCCTAACTTATTATAATGATCCTGCTAAGATTAGCTATGGAATTATACTTACACATGGTGCAGGAGGGGACATGAACCATAAACAGCTAGTTGGTATTGCAGAGAAGTTAGCTAAAGCTAGATATTTAGTCTTACGTTTTACCTGTAAAGGATTGAACCTTGCTTACAGGACTAAAGTGTATACAGGAATAGTG gACTATGTAAAGGAGAATTATCCTCATCTGAAGGGATGTTTTATTGGAG GACGTTCCATGGGATCAAGGGCAGCTGTTGGTGTTTGTTGTGATTCAAAGATGACCGATTTTTTACAAGGTGTCATATGTTTATCATATCCTTTACATAAACCGAATGACTTCAAACAGTTACGAGATGGTCCACTTAATGATGTCACAAAGCCAGTCCTTTTCGTTAGTGGGACAGATGATAATATGTGTGATCGGGAGTTGTTTTTACCTGTCCTTGATCACATGACCAAAAGTCAGGTGCACTGGATTGAAGGAGGAAATCATGGACTTGAGATAAAGGGAAAACCCATTGAAGATATAGTTCTAGAAATAGAGCTTGTTATCAGAACTTTTATTCAGGAATGTCTTATAGATAAACCTAAGAGAACTAAAGTACAGAAGGctgtgaaaaagaaaataaaaactcaATGA